The following coding sequences are from one Myxococcales bacterium window:
- a CDS encoding MerR family transcriptional regulator gives MDVPAHSLSYLKVGDLARRTGKTVRAIHLYEELGLLTPIRSKGGYRLYPVRAVDRVEWIQKLQDMGFSLTEIKHFLQLWEASATAPSAMQTVREIFSDKLRETKETLERLTKLARELEESLTYLDSCKSCEPVHTPEQCGCCDIHGHEGQAPLLVDGITRH, from the coding sequence ATGGACGTTCCTGCACATAGCCTCTCGTACCTCAAGGTGGGAGATCTGGCGCGTCGCACCGGGAAGACGGTGCGCGCCATCCACCTCTACGAGGAGCTGGGGCTGTTGACGCCGATCCGTTCCAAAGGGGGGTACCGGCTCTATCCAGTCCGGGCGGTGGACCGTGTCGAGTGGATCCAAAAACTGCAGGACATGGGCTTTTCCCTCACGGAAATCAAACACTTCCTCCAGCTGTGGGAGGCCAGCGCCACGGCGCCCAGCGCCATGCAGACCGTGCGAGAGATCTTTTCCGACAAGCTGCGAGAAACGAAGGAGACGCTCGAGCGTCTCACAAAGCTCGCGCGCGAACTCGAAGAGAGCCTGACCTACCTCGATAGCTGCAAGTCCTGCGAGCCCGTTCATACACCCGAGCAGTGCGGGTGCTGCGACATCCATGGCCACGAGGGGCAGGCGCCTCTGCTGGTCGATGGCATCACTCGACATTAG
- a CDS encoding aminotransferase class V-fold PLP-dependent enzyme — MSSSSLSPLRSPLRRALVLAAGRGRPIADPNAANCLASVGGMPLIERTLRVLARAGVNRVGVTVGWQARSVQAAVQSFVARTPELGLDVSFFHNPDWEKPNGLSVLAARSFLTEPTLLMMADQIAAPHLIEEMVGGAAQGEIVLAIDREVSRVFDLDDATKVTLERKGGRLMVKDISKSLPAHDAVSAGLFVATPALIACLDELSEPSLTEAVALAASAGRVTAHDVEGALWQDVDSDDMRLHADWLLRVYGESLNQPAMKASGRTAASDTLALIAQLMAEKDTPRYTLLNPGPVMTSARVKAALVHPDLCHRDGDYSSVVKRLREKLRPVFRGSPRHEVILLTGSGTAAMELAISSTVPAGKKLLVVSNGAFGERMIEVGAVHGMSVEALRCPWGELPAAEEVEARLAADPDIAVVAMVHHETSVGVLNPVTAVGEACARHDRLFIVDMVSSLGAEDIDVVRDHIDIAYASANKCLHSVAGVAFACISPRVWPRIEQLPPRSFYLSLARYEHYLQQLNQTPFTPAVSAFLALEAAVDEFTERGGLEARRNAYRLRNLRVRQVLTQLGFHSFTNTGHESVSICTMRVPDFLRVDEVYDLLKERGFIAYKCKGSLAGSYMQVANMGELTDADLDGFLAAVTEIVKAARATPQGAPSPRRAALKLV, encoded by the coding sequence CGATCGCGGACCCGAATGCGGCGAACTGTCTGGCGAGCGTGGGCGGGATGCCCCTCATCGAACGCACCTTGAGGGTGCTGGCGCGGGCGGGCGTCAACCGGGTCGGCGTGACCGTGGGCTGGCAGGCGCGCAGCGTGCAAGCGGCGGTACAGTCGTTCGTGGCGCGAACGCCCGAATTGGGACTCGACGTCTCGTTCTTCCACAATCCCGATTGGGAAAAGCCCAACGGCCTGTCCGTGCTGGCCGCGAGAAGCTTTCTTACGGAGCCGACCCTCCTGATGATGGCGGACCAGATCGCGGCGCCGCACCTCATCGAGGAGATGGTGGGCGGAGCGGCCCAGGGAGAGATCGTGTTGGCGATTGACCGCGAGGTGTCCCGTGTCTTCGACCTCGACGACGCCACGAAGGTGACGCTCGAGCGCAAGGGGGGGCGACTCATGGTCAAGGACATCAGCAAAAGCTTGCCCGCCCACGACGCGGTAAGCGCCGGGCTTTTCGTGGCAACGCCTGCCTTGATCGCCTGCCTCGACGAGTTGTCGGAGCCTTCTCTCACCGAGGCGGTGGCGCTGGCTGCCTCTGCCGGCCGCGTGACCGCCCACGACGTGGAAGGTGCGTTGTGGCAGGACGTCGATTCCGACGACATGCGGCTGCATGCCGACTGGTTGCTGAGGGTCTACGGTGAGTCTCTCAACCAGCCCGCGATGAAGGCCTCCGGTCGCACCGCGGCCTCGGACACCTTGGCGTTGATTGCGCAGCTGATGGCCGAGAAGGATACGCCGCGCTACACGCTCCTCAATCCCGGGCCCGTCATGACCTCGGCGCGCGTGAAGGCTGCTCTGGTGCACCCGGACCTGTGCCACCGCGACGGCGATTACTCGTCCGTCGTGAAGCGGTTGCGCGAGAAGCTACGGCCAGTGTTTCGGGGTAGCCCTCGGCACGAGGTCATCTTGCTGACGGGATCGGGAACCGCGGCGATGGAGCTGGCGATATCCTCGACGGTGCCCGCAGGGAAGAAGCTGCTGGTGGTGAGCAACGGGGCATTCGGCGAGCGCATGATCGAGGTGGGCGCGGTGCATGGCATGTCTGTCGAGGCGCTGCGGTGCCCCTGGGGCGAGCTTCCCGCAGCCGAGGAGGTGGAGGCCCGGCTCGCCGCCGACCCGGACATCGCGGTGGTGGCCATGGTGCACCACGAGACCTCGGTGGGAGTGCTGAACCCCGTGACCGCGGTGGGAGAGGCGTGTGCGCGCCACGATCGGCTCTTCATCGTCGACATGGTCTCGTCCCTTGGCGCCGAGGACATCGACGTGGTGCGGGACCACATCGACATCGCCTACGCCTCGGCGAACAAGTGCCTGCACTCCGTGGCGGGTGTGGCCTTCGCCTGCATATCGCCGCGCGTGTGGCCTCGCATCGAGCAGCTGCCACCCCGGTCGTTCTACCTTTCGCTCGCCCGCTACGAGCACTACCTGCAACAGCTCAACCAAACCCCGTTTACGCCGGCGGTTTCGGCCTTTTTGGCGCTCGAGGCGGCGGTTGACGAGTTCACCGAGCGCGGTGGCCTCGAGGCGCGGCGCAACGCGTACCGCCTGCGGAACCTCAGGGTTCGGCAGGTTCTCACCCAGCTTGGTTTCCATTCGTTCACGAACACGGGCCACGAGTCCGTCAGCATCTGCACGATGCGCGTGCCGGACTTTCTCCGGGTGGATGAGGTGTATGACCTCCTGAAGGAGCGGGGGTTCATTGCGTACAAATGCAAGGGCAGTCTCGCCGGTTCGTACATGCAGGTGGCGAATATGGGAGAGCTCACCGATGCCGACCTCGATGGGTTTTTGGCGGCTGTCACGGAGATCGTCAAAGCCGCCCGGGCGACCCCGCAGGGAGCCCCGTCTCCACGGCGCGCCGCGCTGAAGTTGGTCTAG